A stretch of the Orcinus orca chromosome 1, mOrcOrc1.1, whole genome shotgun sequence genome encodes the following:
- the ADORA3 gene encoding adenosine receptor A3 isoform X2 has product MSPGRLHLESEMPVNSTAVSLANATYITVEILIGLCAIVGNVLVIWVVKLNPSLQNTTFYFIVSLALADIAVGVLVMPLAIVISLGVTIHFHSCLLMTCLLLIFTHASIMSLLAIAVDRYLRVKLTVRSHGI; this is encoded by the exons ATGTCACCTGGGAGGCTCCACCTGGAAAGCGAGATGCCTGTCAACAGCACTGCCGTGTCCTTGGCCAACGCTACCTACATCACTGTGGAGATTCTCATTGGGCTCTGTGCCATAGTGGGCAACGTGCTGGTCATCTGGGTGGTCAAACTGAACCCCAGCCTGCAGAACACCACCTTCTATTTCATTGTCTCCCTAGCCCTGGCTGACATTGCTGTCGGGGTGCTGGTCATGCCTTTGGCCATTGTCATCAGCCTGGGTGTCACAATCCACTTTCATAGCTGCCTTCTCATGACCTGCCTGCTGCTGATCTTCACCCACGCCTCCATCATGTCCTTGCTAGCCATTGCCGTGGACCGATACCTGCGGGTCAAGCTCACGGTCAG AAGTCATGGAATCTGA
- the ADORA3 gene encoding adenosine receptor A3 isoform X1 yields the protein MSPGRLHLESEMPVNSTAVSLANATYITVEILIGLCAIVGNVLVIWVVKLNPSLQNTTFYFIVSLALADIAVGVLVMPLAIVISLGVTIHFHSCLLMTCLLLIFTHASIMSLLAIAVDRYLRVKLTVRYKRFTTQRRIWLALGLCWLVSFLVGLTPMFGWNMKLNSEYHKNLTFLSCQFRSVMRMDYMVYFSFFTWIFIPLVVMCAIYLDIFYVIRNKLNQNFSNSKETGAFYGREFKTAKSLFLVLFLFALSWLPLSIINCIIYFNGEVPQVVLYLGILLSHANSMMNPIVYAYKIKKFKETYLLILKSCVICQPSNCLDSSTEQTSE from the exons ATGTCACCTGGGAGGCTCCACCTGGAAAGCGAGATGCCTGTCAACAGCACTGCCGTGTCCTTGGCCAACGCTACCTACATCACTGTGGAGATTCTCATTGGGCTCTGTGCCATAGTGGGCAACGTGCTGGTCATCTGGGTGGTCAAACTGAACCCCAGCCTGCAGAACACCACCTTCTATTTCATTGTCTCCCTAGCCCTGGCTGACATTGCTGTCGGGGTGCTGGTCATGCCTTTGGCCATTGTCATCAGCCTGGGTGTCACAATCCACTTTCATAGCTGCCTTCTCATGACCTGCCTGCTGCTGATCTTCACCCACGCCTCCATCATGTCCTTGCTAGCCATTGCCGTGGACCGATACCTGCGGGTCAAGCTCACGGTCAG ATACAAGAGGTTCACCACTCAAAGACGAATATGGTTGGCTCTGGGCCTTTGCTGGCTGGTGTCATTCCTGGTGGGATTGACTCCCATGTTTGGCTGGAACATGAAACTGAACTCAGAGTACCACAAAAATCTCACCTTCCTTTCCTGCCAATTCCGTTCCGTGATGAGGATGGACTACATGGTCTACTTCAGCTTCTTCACTTGGATTTTCATTCCCCTGGTTGTCATGTGTGCCATCTACCTTGACATCTTCTATGTCATCCGGAACAAACTCAATCAGAACTTTTCTAACTCCAAAGAGACAGGTGCATTTTATGGACGGGAGTTCAAGACAGCCAAGTCTCTGTTTCTGGttcttttcttgtttgctttgtCCTGGCTGCCTTTATCCATCATCAATTGTATCATCTACTTTAATGGTGAAGTACCACAAGTTGTGCTCTACTTGGGCATCCTGCTCTCCCATGCTAACTCCATGATGAACCCTATCGTCTAtgcttataaaataaagaagttcaAGGAAACCTATCTCTTGATCCTCAAATCCTGTGTGATCTGCCAGCCCTCTAATTGCTTGGACTCAAGCACTGAGCAGACTTCTGAGTAG
- the TMIGD3 gene encoding LOW QUALITY PROTEIN: transmembrane and immunoglobulin domain containing 3 (The sequence of the model RefSeq protein was modified relative to this genomic sequence to represent the inferred CDS: substituted 1 base at 1 genomic stop codon), translated as MPDVSHEVAGSVVIWRFDGAGGFTPKVGRKFLFPENRSRIPKTTGSIWSSQLKVHFLPVMRLFILLSLTVFSDAMVMDEKVKEGFVLDTASAICNYDAHXKDHPKYRCRGYFRNYCNIITFTPNSTDRVALGDTGNQLIVTVSCLTKEDTGWYWCSIRWDFARDDMDFTELVVTDNRRALANNFWSGKDLSGNKNRSCSSSKVVHKADQSRMTIPIICMLSTGLGTISIISHLSRRRRGQMSRRVDGSLKPLSHVLTPKAMAHTEQMDLKISFI; from the exons ATGCCTGACGTCTCTCACGAGGTTGCTGGGTCTGTAGTCATCTGGAGGTTTGATGGTGCTGGAGGATTTACTCCCAAGGTGGGTCGCAA ATTCCTATTTCCTGAAAACAGATCTAGGATTCCTAAGACCACTGGGTCCATCTGGTCATCCCAGTTGAAGGTTCACTTCCTTCCAGTCATGAGGCTCTTCATTCTGCTCTCCTTGACTGTCTTTTCAG ATGCTATGGTCATGGACGAAAAGGTCAAGGAAGGTTTTGTGCTGGACACAGCTTCTGCCATCTGCAACTACGATGCCCACTAAAAGGACCACCCCAAATACCGGTGCCGAGGCTATTTCCGGAACTATTGCAACATCATCACCTTCACCCCCAACAGCACTGACCGTGTGGCCCTGGGGGACACAGGAAACCAGCTTATTGTCACTGTGTCCTGCCTGACCAAGGAGGATACGGGCTGGTACTGGTGCAGCATCCGGTGGGACTTTGCCAGGGATGACATGGATTTTACAGAGCTGGTTGTCACTGACAACAGAAGAGCCCTCGCCAACAATTTTTGGTCTGGGAAAG ACCTATCAGGCAACAAGAATAGAAGCTGCAGTTCTTCCAAAGTTGTCCACAAGGCAGATCAATCCAG GATGACCATTCCCATCATCTGCATGTTGAGCACGGGCTTGGGGACCATCTCTATCATCAGTCATTTGTCCAGAAGAAGGAGAGGTCAAATGAGTAGAAGGGTAG ACGGCTCTTTGAAGCCCCTCTCTCATGTCCTGACTCCAAAGGCAATGGCTCATACTGAACAGATGGATCTGaagatttcttttatttag